A genomic region of Chitinimonas arctica contains the following coding sequences:
- a CDS encoding AMP-binding protein: protein MEQNRHFAPAGAVHQALAHYARTRPEDVFLLAEGGVSYGQAAAWVAALADEQLAGMAQQRVAIWMSKGNRYAMAILASLYAGACYVPLDGGQPVHRAAGIVEDAEARVLIVDSAHLAELQLLGVPDCVERLVLLLAEGEAAPQLDDARLLVLHDASLYERGLSLAAGEPVAPDCLAAILYTSGSTGKPKGVQLSHRNLANFINWCGEELGLRREDRLLNIASFNFDLSTFDLFGSLRHGAAVYVSHEQEQQAISRLADILRYQDITVLYTVPSLLALISRAGIWDAVAPLRLRHVIFAGEVMPMPQLQSLARYLPATCQLYNFYGPTETNVCLFHKVTKADLLSASPLPIGKPIRGAEVWLRNKEGDPLGTDDGHIGEIWVAGACVTPGYWRRHDPANAENHLLNQHATGDYGSYRNGILVYHGRIDRMLKLNGYRVELGEIESVLATHPDIAEVAVVAEQGQSVRLMVYLATRDADVAIGIADLKTFCATRLPKYMIPHGLCRLEALPKNANGKIDYRALADADKLVSA from the coding sequence ATGGAACAGAACCGTCATTTCGCACCGGCCGGCGCCGTGCACCAAGCCCTTGCGCACTATGCCCGTACCCGCCCGGAGGATGTGTTCCTGCTGGCGGAAGGGGGGGTCTCCTATGGACAGGCGGCGGCTTGGGTCGCTGCGCTGGCGGATGAGCAATTGGCGGGGATGGCGCAGCAACGGGTGGCGATCTGGATGAGCAAGGGCAATCGCTACGCCATGGCCATCCTGGCCAGCCTGTATGCGGGCGCCTGCTATGTACCGCTGGACGGTGGCCAACCGGTGCACCGGGCGGCGGGTATCGTCGAAGATGCCGAGGCGCGCGTGCTGATCGTCGATTCGGCCCACCTTGCCGAACTGCAGCTATTGGGCGTGCCCGATTGTGTCGAACGGCTGGTGCTGCTACTGGCCGAGGGCGAAGCCGCGCCCCAGCTGGACGATGCCAGGCTGCTGGTCTTGCACGACGCGTCCTTGTACGAGCGGGGCTTGAGCCTGGCTGCCGGCGAGCCGGTAGCGCCGGATTGCCTGGCTGCCATCCTCTATACCTCGGGATCGACGGGCAAGCCCAAGGGGGTGCAGCTCAGCCACCGCAATCTGGCTAATTTCATCAACTGGTGCGGGGAGGAGCTGGGGCTACGCCGGGAAGACCGCCTGCTCAATATCGCCAGCTTCAATTTCGATCTCAGCACCTTCGATCTATTCGGCAGCCTGCGTCACGGTGCGGCGGTCTATGTCAGCCATGAGCAAGAACAGCAAGCCATCAGCCGGCTGGCCGACATCCTGCGCTACCAGGACATTACCGTGCTCTATACCGTGCCCTCGCTGCTGGCGCTGATCAGCCGGGCCGGCATCTGGGATGCGGTCGCCCCGCTGCGTTTGCGCCATGTCATCTTTGCCGGCGAAGTGATGCCGATGCCGCAATTGCAGTCGCTGGCCCGCTACCTGCCGGCTACCTGCCAGCTGTACAACTTCTATGGGCCGACCGAGACCAATGTCTGTCTGTTTCACAAGGTGACGAAGGCCGACTTGCTCAGCGCTTCGCCCTTGCCCATCGGCAAACCCATCCGTGGCGCAGAAGTCTGGCTGCGCAACAAGGAGGGCGACCCCTTGGGCACCGACGATGGGCATATCGGCGAGATCTGGGTGGCGGGCGCCTGCGTGACGCCGGGCTACTGGCGCAGGCACGACCCGGCCAATGCCGAGAACCATCTGCTCAACCAGCATGCCACCGGCGATTATGGTTCCTATCGCAACGGCATCCTGGTGTACCACGGCCGGATCGACCGCATGCTCAAGCTGAATGGCTATCGGGTGGAGCTGGGCGAGATCGAGTCGGTGTTGGCGACCCATCCGGATATCGCCGAGGTGGCGGTGGTGGCCGAGCAGGGCCAAAGCGTGCGGCTGATGGTCTATCTGGCCACCCGCGATGCCGATGTCGCGATCGGTATCGCCGATCTCAAGACCTTCTGTGCCACCCGGCTGCCGAAGTACATGATTCCGCACGGCTTGTGCCGGTTGGAAGCGCTGCCCAAGAACGCCAACGGCAAGATCGATTACCGTGCCCTGGCCGACGCCGACAAGCTGGTGAGCGCCTGA
- a CDS encoding aminotransferase class I/II-fold pyridoxal phosphate-dependent enzyme, with protein MNEQAIASRSDKEELILSVVRTHTRYAAEDLVATALLQEELGIDSIMIATIGADLNKLFQVPQTIGIQGVETLAMLIERFSPYALRSDAAQVLARLQAEEGQGEMPVDAYAIGRAVVLDVVRQHTQYALADLPPEALLQEELGVDSIMLAYIVGDLNKLFSLPATVDAEGLETLGCLIERFSRHPLLDGASDRLSVAEAADVVADKVPVAEEQVDFDKLTMRDFVGDSSRDLFAKVDRFAPFLRDRTDKGLFWYGMPFRSACTNRAVIFDEFSGMEREFLMFASNNYLGLANDPRVIEAIVDATQRYGATNTGCRLIGGTNTLHLELEAKLAAFKGREACIVFPSGYSANVGVISALLGGNDTVISDVYNHMSIQDGCKLSGAARRIYQHNDMASLETALQKADARSGGKLIVADGVFSMHGDIARLPQMVELARQYGARLLIDDAHATGVLGKRGSGTAEHFGLCHEVDLEVGTMSKALAGMGGFVVGDREVIDYLRFYANSYVFAATIPAGVAAGLIRSVELMEQEPERLAKLWANIRYLRSALQAAGFNTEHSESAVIPIVIGDEQKTMAMGRSVRQRGLFCQTVVFPGVAVGDARLRISVLSTHTQEDLDQAIAIFTESAHENQLLAKH; from the coding sequence ATGAACGAACAAGCCATCGCCTCGCGATCGGACAAGGAAGAACTGATCCTCAGCGTCGTCAGGACGCACACCCGCTACGCCGCCGAGGATCTGGTCGCCACTGCCTTATTGCAGGAGGAGCTGGGTATCGATTCGATCATGATCGCCACCATCGGTGCGGATCTGAACAAGTTGTTCCAGGTGCCGCAGACCATCGGTATCCAGGGCGTGGAAACCTTGGCCATGCTGATCGAACGCTTCAGCCCCTATGCACTGCGTAGCGATGCCGCGCAAGTACTGGCACGGCTGCAGGCCGAGGAAGGGCAGGGCGAAATGCCGGTGGATGCCTATGCGATCGGGCGTGCCGTGGTGCTGGACGTGGTCCGGCAGCATACCCAGTACGCCCTGGCCGATCTGCCGCCGGAAGCGCTGTTGCAGGAAGAACTGGGTGTCGATTCCATCATGCTGGCCTATATCGTGGGCGATCTGAACAAGCTGTTCAGCCTGCCGGCTACCGTGGACGCGGAAGGTCTGGAGACACTGGGGTGCCTGATCGAGCGATTCAGCCGCCATCCTCTGCTGGATGGCGCGTCCGACCGCTTGTCCGTGGCCGAGGCGGCGGACGTCGTTGCGGACAAGGTGCCGGTAGCCGAGGAACAGGTCGATTTCGACAAGCTCACCATGCGCGATTTCGTCGGCGACAGCAGCCGCGATCTGTTTGCCAAAGTGGATCGCTTCGCTCCCTTCCTGCGTGACCGCACCGACAAGGGCCTGTTCTGGTACGGCATGCCCTTCCGCAGCGCCTGTACCAACCGGGCGGTGATCTTTGACGAATTCAGCGGCATGGAACGCGAGTTCCTGATGTTCGCATCCAATAACTACCTGGGACTGGCCAACGATCCGCGTGTGATCGAGGCCATCGTCGATGCCACCCAGCGCTATGGCGCGACCAATACCGGCTGTCGCCTGATCGGCGGCACCAATACCCTGCACCTGGAGCTGGAAGCCAAGCTGGCCGCATTCAAGGGGCGGGAGGCCTGCATCGTTTTCCCATCCGGCTACTCCGCCAATGTCGGCGTGATCTCGGCCTTGTTGGGCGGCAACGATACGGTGATCAGCGATGTGTACAACCATATGAGCATCCAGGACGGCTGCAAGCTGTCCGGTGCCGCGCGGCGCATCTACCAGCACAACGATATGGCCTCGCTGGAAACCGCCTTGCAAAAGGCCGATGCCCGCTCGGGTGGCAAGTTGATCGTGGCCGACGGTGTATTCAGCATGCATGGCGATATCGCCCGCTTGCCGCAGATGGTGGAACTTGCCCGGCAGTACGGCGCACGTTTGCTGATCGACGATGCCCACGCCACCGGCGTGCTGGGCAAGCGCGGTTCCGGTACGGCCGAGCATTTCGGCCTGTGCCATGAAGTGGACCTGGAGGTCGGCACCATGAGCAAGGCGCTGGCCGGCATGGGCGGCTTCGTGGTGGGCGACCGCGAGGTGATCGACTACCTGCGCTTCTACGCCAACTCCTATGTGTTCGCCGCCACCATCCCGGCCGGCGTGGCGGCCGGCTTGATCCGTTCGGTGGAGTTGATGGAGCAGGAGCCGGAACGGCTGGCCAAGCTGTGGGCGAATATCCGCTATCTGCGCAGTGCCTTGCAGGCAGCCGGTTTCAATACCGAGCACAGCGAAAGCGCGGTCATCCCCATCGTGATCGGCGATGAGCAGAAGACCATGGCCATGGGCCGCTCGGTGCGCCAGCGTGGCCTGTTCTGCCAGACCGTGGTGTTCCCGGGGGTAGCGGTGGGTGATGCCCGCCTGCGTATCAGCGTGCTGTCCACCCATACCCAGGAAGACCTGGACCAGGCCATCGCCATCTTTACCGAGTCGGCGCACGAAAACCAACTGCTGGCCAAGCACTAG
- a CDS encoding Rieske 2Fe-2S domain-containing protein: MIPNQWYAVIRGQDVKRDKPVGIMRLGKKLVLYRDTEGQVACLQDRCAHKGVLLSKGKQHGDAIACPYHGFQYDQQGKCVHMPVLGKCGVIPRTMQVPSYKVHEQHGLVWLWNGEPQDSYPEVPMFTNFSEYKGFTSLYGWDAPIHYTRYVESVCEVYHVPFVHKGSFLNIWDPKGGRVDEFRCSIDGHLITSDFILRPDDDRSAQETLEAKFPWQRGWRIGVDVLMPNLVQIRNDVFDVYLVATPIDDENTWVCFCYQEPKKDLLFPFFKPLPIPLWRRLRPWMMCRMERFIQQAKDLEAIEGQWPRASSLKANNLIPVDKVNAYYLRLRDKLIRDAAENRPAPAAPTIPIQLVPQAADSPLETNSL; encoded by the coding sequence ATGATACCCAACCAGTGGTACGCCGTAATACGTGGTCAGGATGTAAAGCGCGACAAGCCGGTCGGCATCATGCGGCTGGGCAAGAAGCTGGTGCTGTACCGCGACACCGAGGGGCAGGTCGCCTGCCTGCAGGATCGCTGTGCGCACAAGGGGGTCTTGCTCAGCAAGGGCAAGCAGCATGGCGACGCCATCGCCTGCCCTTACCACGGCTTCCAGTATGACCAGCAGGGCAAATGCGTGCACATGCCGGTACTGGGCAAGTGCGGCGTCATTCCCCGCACCATGCAGGTGCCGTCCTACAAGGTGCATGAACAGCATGGCCTGGTCTGGCTCTGGAATGGCGAGCCGCAGGACAGCTATCCCGAAGTGCCGATGTTCACCAACTTCTCCGAGTACAAGGGCTTCACCTCCCTGTACGGCTGGGATGCGCCCATCCATTACACCCGCTACGTCGAAAGCGTCTGCGAGGTGTACCACGTGCCTTTCGTGCACAAGGGCTCTTTCCTGAATATCTGGGACCCCAAGGGCGGCCGGGTGGACGAGTTCCGCTGTTCCATCGACGGCCATTTGATCACCAGCGATTTTATCCTGCGTCCCGATGATGATCGTTCGGCCCAGGAAACGCTGGAGGCCAAGTTCCCCTGGCAGCGCGGCTGGCGCATCGGCGTGGATGTGCTGATGCCCAACCTGGTGCAGATCCGCAATGACGTGTTCGATGTCTATCTGGTCGCCACGCCCATCGACGATGAGAACACCTGGGTCTGCTTCTGCTACCAGGAGCCGAAGAAGGACTTGCTGTTCCCCTTCTTCAAACCCTTGCCCATCCCACTCTGGCGCCGTCTGCGACCTTGGATGATGTGCCGCATGGAGCGCTTTATCCAGCAGGCGAAGGACCTGGAAGCCATCGAAGGCCAGTGGCCGCGTGCCTCCAGCCTGAAGGCCAATAACCTGATTCCGGTCGATAAGGTCAACGCCTACTACCTGCGCCTGCGCGACAAGCTGATCCGTGATGCAGCCGAGAATCGTCCGGCGCCGGCAGCGCCGACCATTCCGATCCAGCTGGTGCCGCAGGCCGCCGATTCGCCGCTGGAAACCAACTCTCTCTGA
- a CDS encoding acyl carrier protein: protein MPSLHDFSGKLLGFISRSFLDGDKQLTVETPLMELNILDSVSVFDIVDFISTEYRIRIPLEEIHPANFHSVVRLEELIFRLADGESGK from the coding sequence ATGCCATCCCTACATGATTTCTCCGGAAAGCTGCTGGGTTTTATCTCGCGCAGCTTTCTGGACGGCGATAAGCAGCTGACGGTGGAAACGCCGCTGATGGAGCTGAATATCCTCGATTCCGTCTCGGTGTTCGACATCGTCGATTTCATATCGACGGAGTACCGGATACGGATTCCCCTGGAGGAGATTCACCCGGCGAATTTTCACAGCGTGGTCAGGCTGGAGGAATTGATCTTTAGATTGGCTGACGGAGAGAGCGGAAAATGA
- a CDS encoding AMP-binding protein encodes MTSSEIPIQLMTGADDLLAADDVMAGYRRPHGQQVSDCHTFLDLLKYRVENAPREMVYTVLGEDAEQEEVLSYFELEVLVTRIAHSIKSVLRADDEGQAKVVLVLPQGKNFVAAFYACLAAGAIAVPTFPPRNPLQRERLKLILRDLEDPIVITDLACLATMLEDLDQDQALKGLRWLSMEDCLGERPGRFSDFSANPDDIAMLQYTSGSTGKPKGVIVSNRNLVENSRLIESCFGHRAGVSRSVIWLPPYHDMGLVGGILQPVCAGFSTMLMPTNLVLRSPFRWLEAVSRFRGTSSGGPNFAFELCVNNIRDRQLEQLDLSSWNIAFCGAEPINYNTMQRFAERFARAGFRPEALYPCYGMAEATLMVSGKPLDTHFKSLSVSARLLGRNQLSALPESDPESRYLVSSGRPHRSFDVRVVDPQLGVELQDGEIGEIWLSAPSVAQGYWNDPAKTRHQFGQQIAGRTGRYMRSGDLGFLADGELYVTGRLKEVIIIRGVNFYPQDLEYEAAVVCTDFKHCRAVAFAVEEGEREQLILAIEARQAEMDFAALVAVINQRLIQKFGVKADKIIFVPRKTVKLTSSGKLQRVALKGDYLNGCLSSYYSWSEAGSDAAGTHDQAAELALARLDLASEDGICLWLRAMVAKLNRCSLAHIHADDQFAALGLDSVAALYILSALETEHGVLVSPEALYQFNTPAMLATEIFRLGGLRPISPAQPTRDPSGPDEAIASTVPSQDNYAIPT; translated from the coding sequence ATGACATCAAGCGAAATCCCCATCCAGCTGATGACTGGAGCCGACGACCTGCTTGCGGCTGATGATGTGATGGCCGGCTATCGTCGCCCGCATGGCCAGCAAGTGTCCGACTGCCATACCTTTTTGGATCTGCTGAAATACCGCGTCGAGAATGCCCCGCGCGAGATGGTCTACACCGTGCTCGGCGAAGATGCCGAACAGGAAGAGGTGCTGAGCTATTTCGAACTGGAAGTCCTGGTTACCCGCATCGCCCATTCGATCAAGAGCGTGCTGCGGGCCGACGATGAAGGCCAGGCGAAGGTGGTGCTGGTGTTGCCGCAGGGCAAGAATTTCGTGGCGGCCTTTTATGCCTGCCTGGCCGCCGGCGCCATCGCGGTGCCGACCTTTCCGCCGCGCAATCCCTTGCAGCGCGAGCGCCTCAAGCTGATTCTGCGCGATCTGGAGGACCCGATCGTCATTACCGATCTGGCCTGTCTTGCCACCATGCTGGAAGATCTCGACCAGGACCAGGCGCTGAAGGGCCTGCGCTGGCTCAGCATGGAAGACTGCCTGGGCGAGCGACCAGGGCGCTTCAGCGATTTCAGCGCGAATCCCGACGATATCGCCATGCTGCAATACACCTCCGGCTCGACCGGTAAGCCCAAGGGGGTGATCGTCAGCAACCGCAATCTGGTGGAAAACTCGCGCCTGATCGAATCCTGCTTCGGCCATCGCGCCGGGGTCAGCCGCTCGGTGATCTGGTTGCCGCCTTACCATGATATGGGCCTGGTGGGCGGCATCCTGCAGCCGGTCTGCGCCGGCTTTTCCACCATGCTGATGCCGACCAACCTGGTACTGCGCAGTCCGTTTCGCTGGCTGGAAGCGGTATCGCGCTTTCGGGGCACCAGCAGCGGCGGGCCGAATTTCGCCTTCGAACTGTGCGTCAATAATATTCGCGACCGCCAGTTGGAGCAGTTGGACCTCAGCAGCTGGAATATTGCCTTCTGCGGTGCCGAGCCGATCAATTACAACACGATGCAGCGCTTTGCCGAGCGTTTTGCCCGCGCAGGCTTCCGGCCGGAAGCGCTCTACCCTTGCTACGGCATGGCGGAAGCGACCTTGATGGTTTCCGGCAAGCCGCTGGATACCCATTTCAAATCGCTTAGCGTCAGCGCCCGCTTGCTGGGCCGCAACCAGCTCAGCGCCTTGCCCGAATCCGACCCGGAAAGCCGTTACCTGGTCAGCAGCGGCCGGCCGCACCGCTCCTTCGATGTACGGGTGGTCGATCCGCAGCTGGGGGTCGAATTGCAGGATGGCGAGATCGGCGAAATCTGGTTGAGCGCGCCCAGCGTCGCGCAGGGCTATTGGAATGACCCGGCCAAGACGCGGCACCAGTTCGGCCAGCAGATCGCCGGCCGGACCGGCCGCTATATGCGCAGCGGCGACCTGGGCTTTCTGGCCGACGGCGAGCTGTATGTCACGGGCCGGCTCAAGGAAGTCATCATTATCCGCGGGGTCAATTTCTACCCGCAGGATCTTGAATACGAGGCCGCCGTCGTCTGCACCGATTTCAAGCATTGCCGGGCGGTGGCGTTCGCGGTGGAAGAAGGCGAGCGCGAGCAGCTGATTCTGGCCATCGAAGCACGCCAGGCCGAGATGGATTTCGCCGCGCTGGTGGCGGTCATCAATCAGCGGCTGATCCAGAAGTTTGGCGTCAAGGCCGACAAGATCATTTTTGTCCCCCGCAAGACGGTCAAGCTGACCTCGTCCGGCAAGCTGCAACGCGTGGCGCTGAAGGGCGATTACCTCAATGGCTGCCTGAGCAGCTACTACAGCTGGAGCGAGGCCGGCAGCGATGCGGCCGGCACGCACGACCAGGCCGCCGAGCTGGCGCTCGCCCGGCTGGACCTGGCCAGCGAGGACGGTATCTGCCTATGGCTGCGGGCCATGGTCGCCAAGCTCAATCGCTGCAGCCTGGCGCATATCCACGCCGACGATCAATTTGCCGCGCTGGGGCTGGATTCGGTCGCGGCCTTGTACATCCTGTCCGCCCTGGAAACCGAGCACGGTGTGCTGGTGTCGCCGGAAGCGCTCTACCAATTCAATACCCCAGCCATGCTGGCGACCGAGATCTTCCGCCTGGGCGGGTTGCGTCCGATCTCGCCCGCCCAGCCGACGCGCGACCCGAGCGGCCCTGACGAGGCCATCGCATCCACCGTTCCAAGCCAGGACAACTATGCCATCCCTACATGA
- a CDS encoding acyl-homoserine-lactone synthase, with translation MGLARYRHRVFVEKLGWQLQCQDGLEFDQFDRPDTLYIVAQDFEGQVVGGARLLPTTRPYLLGEIFPQLLGDLPVPNSPDIWELSRFAAVDFSAAACADVSPAKLPLGQFSSPNAIELLRATLERAAGSGARRIITVSPLGVERLLRKAGFSADRAGSPVLVDGNPVIACWIDVRPRAHS, from the coding sequence ATGGGACTCGCCCGTTACCGACATCGAGTCTTCGTGGAAAAGCTTGGTTGGCAGTTGCAGTGCCAAGACGGGCTGGAGTTCGATCAATTTGATCGGCCCGATACACTTTATATAGTCGCTCAAGATTTCGAAGGTCAAGTCGTCGGTGGTGCTCGTCTCCTTCCTACCACTCGTCCCTACCTGCTGGGTGAGATTTTTCCGCAATTGCTGGGGGATCTGCCCGTACCCAACTCGCCCGATATCTGGGAGTTGTCTCGTTTCGCGGCGGTGGATTTCAGCGCGGCGGCTTGCGCCGATGTCAGTCCGGCCAAGTTGCCGCTCGGGCAATTCTCTTCACCCAACGCCATAGAACTTTTACGCGCGACTTTGGAGCGGGCAGCCGGCAGCGGTGCCCGCCGCATCATCACGGTCTCGCCGTTGGGCGTCGAGCGGCTATTGCGCAAGGCCGGATTCAGCGCCGACCGGGCCGGCTCGCCGGTATTGGTGGACGGCAATCCCGTTATCGCCTGTTGGATAGATGTCCGGCCTCGCGCCCATTCCTGA
- a CDS encoding autoinducer binding domain-containing protein → MKNWQKDLLSAQEGLNCEHALFKQIEIAAVALGFEYCAYGLRVPLPLSNPKMIILNNYPVAWQQRYQEQGYLRRDATVLHGQHSQTPIIWSDQVFASVAEMWDEAQAFGLRHGWAQSSCTANGVGGMLTLARSSGPITAEELQSKELRMRWLVQTSHNALTRILAPKLGIEVKVRLTQREVEILKWTADGKTAGEISAILSLSENTVNFHIKNAVAKLDASNKTAAVVRAAMMGFLN, encoded by the coding sequence ATGAAGAATTGGCAAAAGGACCTGCTGTCCGCACAAGAGGGGCTCAATTGCGAGCATGCCTTGTTCAAGCAGATCGAAATCGCGGCGGTCGCCTTGGGTTTCGAATATTGCGCCTACGGTTTGCGCGTGCCGCTGCCGTTGTCGAATCCCAAAATGATCATCCTGAACAACTATCCCGTGGCCTGGCAGCAGCGCTACCAGGAGCAGGGATATCTGCGGCGGGATGCGACGGTGCTGCATGGCCAGCATTCGCAGACCCCGATTATCTGGTCGGACCAGGTGTTCGCTTCGGTAGCCGAGATGTGGGACGAGGCACAGGCCTTTGGCTTGCGCCATGGATGGGCGCAGTCGAGCTGCACGGCCAATGGCGTGGGCGGCATGCTGACGCTGGCCCGCTCCAGCGGACCGATCACGGCGGAGGAGCTGCAGAGCAAGGAGTTGCGAATGCGCTGGCTGGTGCAGACCTCGCACAATGCGCTGACGCGTATTCTGGCGCCCAAGCTGGGGATCGAGGTCAAGGTACGCTTGACTCAGCGCGAGGTGGAGATACTGAAGTGGACAGCCGACGGGAAGACCGCCGGTGAGATATCGGCCATTTTGTCGCTATCGGAAAACACCGTGAATTTTCACATCAAGAACGCGGTGGCCAAGCTCGATGCGTCCAACAAGACCGCGGCGGTGGTGCGGGCCGCCATGATGGGCTTTCTCAACTGA
- a CDS encoding KGG domain-containing protein has protein sequence MTSDTSNGTSKRGFASMDENKQREIASKGGQAAHSKGTAHEFDSAEAREAGRKGGAAVSANRSHMADIGRKGGQRRGAAKQKLADTKSANDKSGAIHVDDTAKRGRLDKQGRSDN, from the coding sequence ATGACTTCTGATACCTCTAATGGGACGTCCAAGCGCGGTTTTGCATCGATGGACGAAAATAAGCAACGCGAAATTGCCAGCAAGGGCGGCCAGGCCGCCCATTCCAAAGGAACCGCCCACGAGTTCGATTCGGCCGAGGCGCGCGAGGCGGGCCGCAAGGGTGGTGCCGCGGTCAGCGCCAATCGTTCGCATATGGCGGATATCGGCCGTAAGGGCGGCCAGCGTCGCGGGGCCGCCAAGCAGAAGCTGGCCGATACCAAGTCAGCGAATGATAAGAGCGGCGCGATTCATGTCGACGATACCGCGAAACGCGGTCGACTGGATAAGCAAGGCCGTTCCGACAACTAA
- a CDS encoding acetolactate synthase 2 small subunit gives MPKQLNLSVDNNSDALERVLRVVRHRGFAVRRFEALLPQGEGCMDVVIEVESGRSLFSLVAQLAKLVEVRSLAMRGEGVRVLL, from the coding sequence ATGCCCAAGCAACTGAACTTGAGTGTCGATAACAATAGCGATGCGTTGGAACGCGTGTTACGCGTGGTACGTCATCGTGGTTTTGCCGTGCGGCGCTTCGAGGCGCTACTGCCGCAGGGCGAAGGCTGCATGGATGTCGTCATCGAGGTGGAAAGTGGCCGTTCGCTCTTTAGCCTGGTGGCGCAGCTGGCCAAGTTGGTGGAAGTGCGCTCGCTGGCTATGCGCGGCGAAGGTGTGCGGGTGCTGCTATAG
- the moaA gene encoding GTP 3',8-cyclase MoaA — protein sequence MNPIPLPSAPAASLIDAHGRRIDYLRVSVTDRCDLRCSYCLPKGFKGFEEPAHWLTFEEIERVVGAFTRLGVRRVRLTGGEPLLRHQLPQLAHRLNALPGLLDLSLSTNATQLVRHADDLKAAGIRRLNVSLDSLDRGRFAAIVGRDILPNVLAGLDAAAATGFSPVKINMVVQAGVNDDEVEALAAYCMARGFILRLIEAMPVGDTGRNSAFVDLQQVVQRLARQFDLSPSAIELGGGPARYWQSQDGRFTLGAITPISQHFCATCNRVRLSVDGTLYLCLGQDDKLELRPLLRAGIDDQQLEQAIRDAIQRKPERHEFREQPGKIVRFMAATGG from the coding sequence ATGAACCCTATCCCCCTCCCCTCCGCCCCAGCCGCCAGCCTGATCGACGCCCACGGTCGCCGCATCGACTATCTGCGCGTATCGGTTACCGACCGTTGCGATCTCCGCTGCAGCTACTGCCTACCCAAGGGTTTCAAGGGTTTCGAAGAACCTGCTCATTGGCTGACTTTCGAGGAAATAGAGCGGGTGGTGGGCGCATTCACCCGCTTGGGCGTGCGACGAGTCAGGCTGACCGGCGGCGAGCCGCTGCTGCGCCACCAATTACCGCAGCTGGCCCACAGACTGAATGCCTTGCCGGGACTGCTCGACCTGTCGCTCTCCACCAATGCCACCCAATTGGTCCGGCACGCCGACGATCTCAAGGCTGCCGGTATCCGGCGCCTGAACGTGAGCCTGGATTCGCTGGACCGCGGCCGCTTTGCCGCCATCGTAGGGCGCGACATACTGCCGAATGTGCTGGCCGGCCTGGATGCCGCCGCCGCCACCGGCTTCTCGCCGGTCAAGATCAATATGGTGGTGCAGGCCGGCGTGAACGACGACGAAGTGGAAGCCCTCGCTGCCTATTGCATGGCGCGCGGTTTTATCCTGCGCCTGATCGAAGCCATGCCGGTCGGCGACACCGGCCGCAACAGCGCCTTTGTCGATCTCCAGCAGGTGGTCCAACGCCTGGCCAGGCAATTCGACCTCAGCCCCTCCGCCATCGAACTGGGCGGCGGCCCGGCCCGCTACTGGCAAAGCCAGGATGGCCGCTTCACCCTGGGCGCCATCACACCTATCTCGCAACATTTCTGCGCTACTTGCAATCGCGTTCGGCTGAGTGTGGACGGCACCCTTTATCTCTGCCTGGGTCAGGACGACAAGCTTGAACTTCGCCCCCTGCTACGTGCCGGCATCGACGACCAGCAACTGGAACAAGCCATACGCGACGCCATCCAGCGCAAGCCCGAACGGCATGAGTTCCGGGAACAACCGGGCAAGATCGTGCGTTTTATGGCCGCAACCGGTGGATAG